In the genome of Leptotrichia sp. HSP-536, the window TCTCATGAACACTCTCATTCCCATGATCACAGTCACTCCCATGCTCATGGAGAAGAAGATACTGATAAAATTAAGAAAAAATTGTTAATTGGCGGGATTTTATTTGTTTTAGGAATTTTTATTCCAAAAACTTTGTTTATTCCAAAATTCTCGGTATTTTTAGTAAGTTATTTCATTATTGGTGGAGATGTGCTGGTTTCTGCAGTGAAAAATATTTTAAGAGGACAGGTTTTTGATGAAAATTTTTTGATGGCTATTGCAACCATTGGGGCATTTGCTATTGGAGAATATCCTGAAGGTGTGGCTGTTATGCTGTTTTACCAGCTTGGGGAATTATTTCAAGGGATTGCTGTTAATAATTCAAGAAAATCTATTATAGCGTTAATGGATATTCGTCCTGATTATGCAAATATTAAAACTGATACTGAAATAAAAAAAGTAAATCCTGATGAAATAAAAGTTGCTGACATTATTGTAGTAAAGCCGGGAGAAAAAGTACCTTTAGATGGAAAAATAATAACTGGAAATTCGACTTTTGACACTTCTGCACTAACCGGAGAATCATTGCCACGTGAAGCAAAAACTGGAGATATTGTCCTAAGCGGATTTATAAATAAAACAGGGCTTGTGGAAATCGAAGTTACAAAAGTTTTTTCTGAATCAACTGTTTCCAAAATTCTTGACTTGGTAGAAAATTCTAGCAGTAAAAAATCAAAAACAGAAAACTTTATTACAAAATTTGCAAAATACTACACTCCAGCAGTTGTAATTACAGCCTTAATTACAGCGATTTTCCCTCCATTGTTAATTCCAAATGCAACATTTACAGACTGGATTTACCGTGCTTTAATTTTCCTTGTTGTATCTTGCCCATGTGCTTTGATTATCTCTATTCCATTAGGATTCTTTGGCGGAATTGGCGGTGCTTCAAAACATGGAATTTTGGTAAAAGGTGCAAATTATCTGGAAGCTCTAAACGATGTGGAAAGTATCGTTATGGATAAAACTGGAACTTTGACAAAAGGTGTCTTCAAAGTTACTGAAATAAACGTTGAAAATAATGTAAAAATAAATGATTTTGAAAATAATAAAACTGATTTGACTCAATCTTTACTATTAAAATATGCCGCACATATTGAAAAATTTTCAAATCATCCTATTGCACAGTCAATAGTTTCTGAATATGAAAATTCTGCTACAAAAATTGATGAAAGTATTGTAAAAGATTTTGAAGAAATTTCAGGATTTGGAATAAAGGCTAATATAAATAATCATCAGATTTTAGCTGGAAATTCTAAATTGATGAACTCGGAAAATATTAGATTTGATAAAAAAGAAAATTTAGGAACTGTGGTTTATATCGCATTTGACAGACAATACATCGGAAATATCTTAATTTCTGACGAAATAAAAAAAGATTCTCCAAAAGCAGTAAAAGGAATGAAAGAAAACGGAATAAAGGAAATTGTAATGCTTACTGGCGATAACAATGCAATTGGTAAAAATATCGCTCAAAAACTTGGAATTGACAAAGTGTTTGCTGAATTGCTTCCAAATCAGAAAGTTGAAAAACTGGAAGAAATTTACAAAACTAAAAGCGAAAAAGGAAAAGTTGTATTTGTGGGAGATGGAATAAATGATGCTCCTGTACTTGCCAGAGCCGATATTGGAATCGCAATGGGAGGTGTCGGAAGTGATGCCGCCATCGAAGCTGCCGATGTTGTAATAATGAACGATGAACCTTCAAAAATCGTAACCGCTATGAAAATAGCCAAAAAAACTAAATCAATTGTATGGCAAAATATTACCCTGGCATTTACTGTAAAAATAATCGTTCTAATTCTAGGGCTTTTTGGTGATGCAACAATGTGGGAAGCTGTATTTGCTGATGTTGGTGTCGCTTTACTGGCTGTATTAAATGCAACTAGAGTTTTAAAATATAGAGTTGATGAAAATTATTGATTAGGAATATTAAAAAAATTACATCCATTATAATTAATTGATTTATAGTGGAATTTTAAATAAAAATGAAATAGAAAATTAATACTAAATCCTTTTTGAAAATAGGAATAAATTTTTATAATAGAGTTGTTTGATAATTAATTTATAATTATTCAACTAAATTATTTTCTCATATTACTATGTTTTATTTTCGTAGGATTGCTCATTGCCACAAATTCTACAATCTATGGCTAGTCTACGACATTTTTCTGCATTGACAAAAAACTCGCTATCCTCAAACAGTTTTGCCAGCACAGAAAAATGCTCTGACGGATTAATTTATACTAGAATCTGTTTAAAAAGTGAGAATTATATTTTAATCATTTGAAAATATTAAGTTTATATCCTTTAATTAGAAAAATTTGTAATAAATTCGTTATTTAAATAGGCTTTAGTATAACAGTAAAAAATCACGGTAAAATTTAAAATTATTATCGTGATTTTATAGTAAAACTTCCTTAAAACTAAACTCAAAAGCTATGACTATTTTACTCAAGCTCTAAATTTATATAATTTTTAATAGTTCTATTTTAAATGAGTTCGAGTATATTTTAAAAATTATTTTTTTCTAATTTTTTATAAACTTCGATGAATTCTTTTGCCAGTTCCTTAAACAAAATTGCTGTCATCAGATGATCCTGTGCATGCACCATGATTAGTCCAACTTCCATTTTTTCTCCATCAGCTTCTTTTATTATCAAATCAGTTTGTAGTTCATGTGCTTTCAGCATTTCTTCAGTTGATTTTTTTAAAAGATTCTCCGTTTCTGAAAAATTTCCTTTTTTTGCTTCGTTTATTGCTTGAAAAGCTAAGCTTTTTGTTTCCCCAGCATGCCCAATCAAAGTCATAGCAATCATTTCAATATCCATAATATTTCCTCCTGTATTTATTTTCATTTTTATTATATACTCTTATCGGTTTAAAAACAACTGAAATCCTCGAATTATTTTTATTATCTTTTTATAAAATTTGACTTCTATGAATTTAGTGGTATACTATAAGTGTAAAATTAGGATTTCGTTATGTTAAGCTATTTTTATACACAATTGATATCTAATTATTTAAATAGCCATAACTTTTGAGTTCGGTTTTAAACTGTTATTACTATACGTAACAAAAGAAAGGATGATTTAGAATGAAAAGAATCTTATTATGTTGTGCAGCAGGAATGTCTACCAGTCTACTGGTAAATAAAATGAAATCTGAAGCTGCAAAAAAAGGCATCGAAGTTTACATTTGGGCAGAACCTCTTGAAAAAGCGCAAGAAGAATTTGCAAAAGCTGACGTTGTTTTATTAGGACCACAAGTAAAATACGCTTTTCCTGAAGCAAAAAAAATTGCTGATGAAAACAATATAAGTATAGATGTAATTACTATAGTTGATTATGGAATGATGAACGGTGCTAAGGTACTTGAACAAGCATTATCTTTATTAAAATAAAAAACATTAATAAAATTTATGATTAAATTAATAAAATATATTTTACAAAATATATTTTCTGTGATATAGTATTTGTAAAATTAAAGAATATAAAATTTTAAGGAGTGATTACAATGATTAGACAAACTTGGACATGGTGGAAAAATTAAATACAATTTAATATTTTTTGCCAGCTATGTTGAAATTTATTGTAATTACTATTATTAAATATTGTGAAAAAAGCATTGGTGAAATAAAATCAATGCTTTTATTTTATACAATTCTCTTAGTCGGTAAAACGATTTAAGGGAATTTTTTTATAAATTTCAGCAAAAAAGAAAAAACTAAAAATACGAAAATATAGAAAGTGAGATATTTTATGTTGATAAATAAGCCTATTTATTACTATTCCATTATTAGAAAAAAATTTAGCAATTCCTATTTTGCTGAAGATGAAAGGCAAGTTATTATTGGGATTGACTGTGAATATTTTGATTCTAATGAATACAGCTATGACTCGTTAAAAAAAATATACAATTCTTTTGTAAAACAGAAAAGACTTTCCTCTTTTGCAGGGCTTTTTGGAACATTTGCTTATGAGTCGATACATTTTTTTGAAAAAATCGAAAAAATTGAAAAAGAGCAGTTTAAATTTCCACAGTTTATTTTTGCCAATGCAAAGGCATATTTACACTATTCAAAGACTAGTAAAGAATTTTCCTTTTATGGAGATGAAGAAAAATATTTTAATTTTTTAAATGATAAAATTTCTGAAAAAATTAATGATTCTGATTTATTTTATGATATAAAAACAGATTTTGAAGAGGAAAAATTACATTATTATGAAATTATTGAAAAAGCGAAGGAATATATTAAGTCTGGAGATATTTTTCAAGTTGTACTAAGCGAACAGTTAAAACTTTCGTCAAATATGGATTCACTTGATTTTTACGAAAAATTGTCAAAAGCAAATCCGAGTCCGTATATGTATCATTTTCCTACAAAATATGGAGATATAGTTGGTTCTAGCCCTGAAATACTGGTTGATATTTCATCAGATAATATTCATATCGCTCCTATCGCTGGAACTCGTCCCAGAGGAAAAGATGCCAACGAAGACGCATTTTTAGCAAACGGCTTATTAAATGATGAAAAAGAATGTGCTGAACATCGGATGCTTGTTGACTTGGCTAGAAATGATATTGGGAAATTTGCAGAAAGTGGCTCGGTTGTTGTAAAAAATCTTATGCATATTAAGAATTATGAACATGTAATGCACATTGTAACTGATGTTTATGGGAAAAAGAGAAAAGATGTGTCGATATTTGAAGTTATTGCTCAGGCTCTTCCAGCGGGAACGCTTTCTGGATCGCCAAAAATTCGTGCTATGCAAATCATTTCAGAACTCGAGACATTTAAAAGAAATGTTTATGCTGGCGGAATTGGATTTTTGAGATTTAATGGGGATGTTCAGCTTGCGATTATTATCCGTACTGCATTTTTTGAAAATAAAAATTACGACTTAAATGAAGTTGATGAGGTTCGGAATGTATTTATTCAGGCTGGAGCAGGAATTGTGTTTGATTCTGTGAAAGAAAAGGAATATGAAGAAATTTGCCATAAAAGAGCGTCTGTGCTGAATATTTTTAAAAAATTCTGCGATGAAAAAATAGTAAATGAAAATGGAAAGGATGTGAAATAAATGATTTTGATGATTGACAATTATGATTCGTTTGTATTTAATGTTGAACAGTATTTGAAGGAAATGACTGACGATGAAGTTATTACTGTTAGAAATGACGCAATTACAATTGATGATATAAAAAAAATGAAGTTTTCTAAAATCATCTTTTCTCCAGGTCCAAAACATCCAAAAGACAGTGGAATTTGCCTTGAAATTTTAAATAATATTGATGAACTGGGAAATATTCCAATTTTGGGAATTTGTCTTGGACATCAGGCAATTGGAATGAACTTTGGCGGGGAAATAAAGAGGCTTGAAAATCCGTTGCACGGTAAAACTTCAGAAATTACAGTTTTATCAGAAAGTTCTGTGTTATTCAAAAACTTGCCAAAAAAATTTAAAGTTATGAGGTATCATTCGCTTTATGTTGACGATATTTCAGAAGAACTTGAAGTTACGGCAAAGTCTGAGGATGGGATTGCGATGGCTGTGGAACACAAAAGTAAAAATATTTTTGGAATACAGTTTCATCCAGAATCATTTTTTACTGAATATGGAAAAAATATGATAAGAAATTTCTTGAATATTGAAATTTCAGAAACTTTGCAAAATAATAAAAATTCTAAAGAGAAAGGAAACTTTATAGATATGAATAAATATTTAAAAAAATTACAGGAAAATATTGCATTGACAGATACTGATTTTCGTGAAATCTTTAAAATTATTGATAGCAAAAATTATGACATTGTACAGCTTGGAGCTTTGCTTGTACTAATTTCAGAAAAAAGCCTTTATCCTGAATCGCTTACAGCATTTGTAAAAAATATTCTGGAATACAGTACAACTTTTGAAGATAATTCTGATATGATTGATGTTTGTGGGACTGGTGGTGATGGATTCAAGACAATAAATATTTCGACAGCTGTCGCATTTATTCTGGGAGCAATGGGAGTAAATGTAGCAAAACACGGAAATCGTGCAATCTCGAGTAAAAGTGGAAGCAGTGATGTACTTGATAAACTAGGAGTATCTCTTGAAAATTCGCTTGCAAATCAAATTGAAAAACTGCACGTAAAAAATCTTGCTTTCTTTCATGCCCCATTTTTCCACAAATTAGTTGGAGAAGTGCGAGAAGTTAGAAGCCGTCTTGGAATAAGAACTGTCTTTAACATTTTAGGTCCACTGCTTCACCCAAACACAAAACTAAAATACCAATTGGTTGGGCTTTACCACGAGCCTGTACACAGATTGTACGCCGAAACATTACAATTACTAGGAAGAAAACACGCATTAGTTGTTCGAGGAAATGACGGGCTTGATGAAATCACGATTTGCGATGATACAAGAATTATCGAAGTAAAAGGCGAACAAATTCTGGAATATACAATCTCGCCTGAAAGTTTTGGCTTTAAGCGGGCTTTCCATTCTGAAATTGAAGGCGGAACTCCAGAGGAAAATGCTGAAATTTTGGTAAAAATATTAAAAGGTGAAGAAAAATCAGCAAAATTTGATATTGTCGTATTGAATGCAATGTTTGCACTTTATACTGCGGATGTGGTGGATCATCCTGCGAAAGCAAAGGATATGGTTTTAGAAGCGATTGAAAGCGGGAAGGTTTATAAGTTTTATAAAGATTATGTGAAGATTACAAAATAATTTTTTGGATATAATTGATAAAATTACTAATTTGTATTTTTTTATAGATTATAACTGATAAAAATCAAAAAAATGTCTTTTTTATTAGTTGTAAATATGATAAAATATTTATAGAGGTGATTTTATGATAGAAAGAAAAATTTATTTTGAAAAAATTAAGCCCTTTATAGATAAAGATATTATCAAAGTCCTGACAGGAATTAGGAGAAGCGGTAAATCTGTAATGTTAAAATTGATTATGAAAGAATTGAAAAAAAATGGTATTGACGAAAATCAATTTATTTATATCAATTTTGAAAATTTAAGAAATAGACATCTTTGTTATGCTGATACATTGAATGAATATATATTGGAAAAAGCAGAAAATATTCAAGAGAAATGCTATTTATTTCTGGATGAAATTCAGGAAGTAAAAGAGTGGGAAAAGTGCATAAATTCATTGAGAACAGAAGATAAGCAATTTGATATTTATATAACAGGTTCCAACGCTAAACTATTATCGGGAGAACTTGCCACTTATCTTGCAGGAAGATATATTGAAGTTGAAATTTATCCTTTTTCATTTAAAGAGTTTTGCTCAATATATCAAAATATAAATAAAAATATTTCAAAAGAAGAAATGTTTGAAAAGTATGTCAAACTAGGTGGAATGCCATTTTTACATAATTTGAATTATGAAGCGGAATCAAGCATGCAATATTTAAAAGATATATATTCATCAATAATATTAAAAGATATTACTCAAAGAAATAATATAAGAAATACTGAATTATTAGAGCGAATCATCAATTACATCGTAATGAACATTGGGAATACATTTTCTGCAAATTCAATTTCAAAATATTTTAAAAGCGAAAATAGAAAAGTTGCAGTAGATACTGTGCTAAATTACATAAAAGCCTGTGAAAACGCATTTTTGATTCACAAAGTCCCTCGTTACGAAATACAAGGTAAAGAAGTTCTAAATGTGAGTGAAAAATATTATATTGCAGACCATGGAAT includes:
- a CDS encoding PTS lactose/cellobiose transporter subunit IIA, which gives rise to MDIEMIAMTLIGHAGETKSLAFQAINEAKKGNFSETENLLKKSTEEMLKAHELQTDLIIKEADGEKMEVGLIMVHAQDHLMTAILFKELAKEFIEVYKKLEKNNF
- a CDS encoding anthranilate synthase component I family protein, producing MLINKPIYYYSIIRKKFSNSYFAEDERQVIIGIDCEYFDSNEYSYDSLKKIYNSFVKQKRLSSFAGLFGTFAYESIHFFEKIEKIEKEQFKFPQFIFANAKAYLHYSKTSKEFSFYGDEEKYFNFLNDKISEKINDSDLFYDIKTDFEEEKLHYYEIIEKAKEYIKSGDIFQVVLSEQLKLSSNMDSLDFYEKLSKANPSPYMYHFPTKYGDIVGSSPEILVDISSDNIHIAPIAGTRPRGKDANEDAFLANGLLNDEKECAEHRMLVDLARNDIGKFAESGSVVVKNLMHIKNYEHVMHIVTDVYGKKRKDVSIFEVIAQALPAGTLSGSPKIRAMQIISELETFKRNVYAGGIGFLRFNGDVQLAIIIRTAFFENKNYDLNEVDEVRNVFIQAGAGIVFDSVKEKEYEEICHKRASVLNIFKKFCDEKIVNENGKDVK
- a CDS encoding ATP-binding protein; the encoded protein is MIERKIYFEKIKPFIDKDIIKVLTGIRRSGKSVMLKLIMKELKKNGIDENQFIYINFENLRNRHLCYADTLNEYILEKAENIQEKCYLFLDEIQEVKEWEKCINSLRTEDKQFDIYITGSNAKLLSGELATYLAGRYIEVEIYPFSFKEFCSIYQNINKNISKEEMFEKYVKLGGMPFLHNLNYEAESSMQYLKDIYSSIILKDITQRNNIRNTELLERIINYIVMNIGNTFSANSISKYFKSENRKVAVDTVLNYIKACENAFLIHKVPRYEIQGKEVLNVSEKYYIADHGIREAILETNERDINQIFENIVYMELLRKGYNIKIGKLNNLEIDFVCTKTNNEKIYIQVAYLLASEDTIKREFLPFEKINDNYPKYVISMDRFDMSRNGIKHLNIIDFLLKD
- a CDS encoding heavy metal translocating P-type ATPase, producing MKTNECTLFIEGLDCPNCAAKIERKLNTLQRIKAATVDFLGKRVIVESEDFSQDELAKFIQAEVDKIENGVTISTKKSHSHSHNHHHSHSHSDSHEHSHSHDHSHSHAHGEEDTDKIKKKLLIGGILFVLGIFIPKTLFIPKFSVFLVSYFIIGGDVLVSAVKNILRGQVFDENFLMAIATIGAFAIGEYPEGVAVMLFYQLGELFQGIAVNNSRKSIIALMDIRPDYANIKTDTEIKKVNPDEIKVADIIVVKPGEKVPLDGKIITGNSTFDTSALTGESLPREAKTGDIVLSGFINKTGLVEIEVTKVFSESTVSKILDLVENSSSKKSKTENFITKFAKYYTPAVVITALITAIFPPLLIPNATFTDWIYRALIFLVVSCPCALIISIPLGFFGGIGGASKHGILVKGANYLEALNDVESIVMDKTGTLTKGVFKVTEINVENNVKINDFENNKTDLTQSLLLKYAAHIEKFSNHPIAQSIVSEYENSATKIDESIVKDFEEISGFGIKANINNHQILAGNSKLMNSENIRFDKKENLGTVVYIAFDRQYIGNILISDEIKKDSPKAVKGMKENGIKEIVMLTGDNNAIGKNIAQKLGIDKVFAELLPNQKVEKLEEIYKTKSEKGKVVFVGDGINDAPVLARADIGIAMGGVGSDAAIEAADVVIMNDEPSKIVTAMKIAKKTKSIVWQNITLAFTVKIIVLILGLFGDATMWEAVFADVGVALLAVLNATRVLKYRVDENY
- a CDS encoding PTS sugar transporter subunit IIB; protein product: MKRILLCCAAGMSTSLLVNKMKSEAAKKGIEVYIWAEPLEKAQEEFAKADVVLLGPQVKYAFPEAKKIADENNISIDVITIVDYGMMNGAKVLEQALSLLK
- the trpD gene encoding anthranilate phosphoribosyltransferase, encoding MILMIDNYDSFVFNVEQYLKEMTDDEVITVRNDAITIDDIKKMKFSKIIFSPGPKHPKDSGICLEILNNIDELGNIPILGICLGHQAIGMNFGGEIKRLENPLHGKTSEITVLSESSVLFKNLPKKFKVMRYHSLYVDDISEELEVTAKSEDGIAMAVEHKSKNIFGIQFHPESFFTEYGKNMIRNFLNIEISETLQNNKNSKEKGNFIDMNKYLKKLQENIALTDTDFREIFKIIDSKNYDIVQLGALLVLISEKSLYPESLTAFVKNILEYSTTFEDNSDMIDVCGTGGDGFKTINISTAVAFILGAMGVNVAKHGNRAISSKSGSSDVLDKLGVSLENSLANQIEKLHVKNLAFFHAPFFHKLVGEVREVRSRLGIRTVFNILGPLLHPNTKLKYQLVGLYHEPVHRLYAETLQLLGRKHALVVRGNDGLDEITICDDTRIIEVKGEQILEYTISPESFGFKRAFHSEIEGGTPEENAEILVKILKGEEKSAKFDIVVLNAMFALYTADVVDHPAKAKDMVLEAIESGKVYKFYKDYVKITK